A region of the Pseudarthrobacter oxydans genome:
CTCAAGACAGACAGTTTGGGCATATGAGCACGGTACCGCTGGATGGTCTCAAGGTCGCGTATCTATTTGTTCACGATGTGAATTACCCCAGGAACCGGCTTGTCAGGGAATACCTTGAAAAGTCCGGCGCGGATGTGGACGTGTATCCAGAGACACTGATTGGGCGACGCAACCCCCTGACACCTTCTTATATCAAGAATCTTATAACACTCTTGTCAGGCTACGACGTAGCGGTTCTATCGGAGTTTCAACTTAGATATGCTCTTGTCACTGGCATTGCTGCCAAGTTGTCTAACACAAGATTGATCGTTGACGGATTTGTCGGCCGCTTTGAAACTGCGGTCGGAGATTGGGGCCAAACCGCACCCTTATCACTGAAGTCTTTCGTTTACCGTGCCGTGGATTTTAGCAGCTTGCTAGTGGCAGACATTTTTATCATTGACAATGATTTCCGTGCACAGCAAGTACGCTCAAAGTACGCCGCACGAGTATTCTGTAAGCAAGTAGCCGCATTACCAGTTGGAGCCCCAAAGTGGGCTCAGCCTATAGACGCGATTAACTCAGCGTCACCGACAGGACCTCTTAGGGTCCTCTACTACGGGAACTACGTCCCGCTTCATGGAGTCGATGTGGTTTTGGCTGCCGTATCACAGTACGCCAAGAATGAACAGATTGATCTGACGCTAGTTGGGAACGGCACGGAACGCGAAAAGTTTGAGCAGAATGCGAGAAGTCTCGGAATTGCGGCGATTTGTGATTTTAGAGATTCAATAGAAGAAAAGGACCTTCGCCCACTTATAGCGTCTTCTGATGTTGTTCTGGGCGTATTTGGTGATTCCCCCAAAGCGAAATCCGTAATTGCGAACAAAGTCTGGCAAGGTTTAGCAATGGGAAAACGAGTTGTTACTCGTGAATCGCCAGCTCTAGTGGAGTTAAGATTCGTCAGCTCGACCCAACTGTTACAAGTTAGGCCGACAGCTGAGGGTCTCGCCCTCGTCCTTGCTCAGGTTTCCGAACTAAAGCAGAATGGCGCTTTGACCGAGTTCCATCAGACGCACCGTGATTTTCAAAGCTACATCGATGAACGCTTTGCCGATTTCATCGAGAATGTGAAGAAGGAAGTGCAGAGATGAGGTTGGCGATTTTCTTGCAGGCTCCCGAAGTATGGGGCGCGGAGAGGAGCCTCCTAACACTTCTCAGATCTGAAGCAGCACAGGCTCATCAGATAGATGTGTACGTCGGGCCCGGTTCGCCATTGGTACGCGAACTTTCTAACGCTGGGGTAGCCACACAGGAGTTCCCGTTCGTGCGGCACAAGTCGCTGGCTCAGGGGGGTTTGCGGAGTGCGTCGCTTACCGCAGTTGCCTCCGATTTCCTAAGCATCGCCAAACAAGCAATTCGGTCACGCAAACTATTGGCCAGGTATGACGCGGTGCTTACATTCGGTCTATGGGAGACAGCTGAAATAGCTTTAGCCGGACGGATAGCCCGAACTCCAGTCATTTTTGATTTTCACGTAACGTTTTCGGGTCGAGTTGGACGTGCTGCTCTGAGGGGTATCGCTTCGCTAGCAAAGGGCGTTATTGCGCCATCGTTGGCAACGTATCAACAGGCGGGAATTATGCCGAAGTCGGCGCGTTTCCGCGTCGTACCGCGGCCAGTCAGTGCCCTGGCACCCACCAGCCAAGCACCCCCATCTAGTAAGAAGTTGCGTATCGGTATATTTGGGCAAGTTGACGAACGGAAGGCTGTTTTAGAGGTTGTGACCACCTTGAGCCCGCTGGCCGAACTTGTCACCTTGGTGGTTGTTGGCGCTCGCCCCGAAAACATTCAAACGGCTTACGAAAAAGAAGTTATTAGGCTTGTCCAGCAACAGGGCCACGACTGGGAAGTGTGGGAGCGAACCAATGCTGTCGGAGAGCTTATGTCGGCATGCGATGTTGTGCTGAACATGTCACGACATGAAGCATTTGGAAGAACTGTCGTTGAAGCGGCCAGCGTTGGGGCTCTCCCCTTGGTAATGTCCGGTGGCGGGCCTGAGGAAGTCGTCCACGACATGACGCACGGACTTGTGATTTCTTCCTGGGAGGAACTGACAGCCACGATCGTTTCATTAAGTGATCAATTCCAAGATGGAAAGTCTGTCCGGTTGAGTCCGGAGCAAATGAGAGCCACAGTGGAGCGGTACTCACCTGCAACCATCGGAAGTCGCTACTTTGAGCAGTTGGAGGACTTATCCAAGGCCGGCCCGTTGGCAGAGTCGTGACCAAAGAAAAGCCGTTACAGGGCATGACAGCTCAGCCAAAGAACGTAGAACAATCAAGAACTTGGACTAGAGCGGCCTTGACGCTCGACACAGGGTCAATGCCTAGTCCACAGCATCTGCGTGCGATCCTAGCATCAGCTTCACTTACCTTCTCGCTCGTTACAGTCATTCTTGGGCTTGCCACGGGGGCATGGTCGCAGTCAGCGACCATCGCGACGGGCATGACCATGTTCATTTTTGCAGTTTACTCATTCCGCTTTGCTTGGATCTGCTTCACTGCTGCACTCACCATGTCCGGTATCAGCTTCCAATTGTTCGGCCTGACTGTTCTGCCTGAGCAGGTTCTTCTGACGATTCTCGTAGTTCATGCTGTCAGGTCCCAGTTGGCTATCGCAGTTCGGCCCCCACGAAGGCACAAGGCTGTCTCGAGAACGCGATTAGTTGTAGCAGGCCTCCTCATAGTGTGTTGGCTGCTCGTACTTACAGCTTTTAGTGCTTTCAGCGCGCCTTCGCCCAGCCAAAGTCTGCGCCTCGTGATTTGGGTTTTCGTCAACGTCTTGGCTGTTTTCGTTGTTCGTTGCTTAGCGCAGAACCCTGCGCTGCTCATCAAGGACGCCCTCAAGATAACGAACGTCATGCTAATCGTCTTTATAATCGGGTGGCTTGCTGCGAATCTCAGCTCATCCATCAATATCTTCGTCGAGGCAGACTATGCAAGCTCGACTTATCGGCTCAAGGGCTTGATGTTGGAGCCTAACCTTCTGGCTGCCCTCTCGCTTACGTGGCTGTGCATCGGCTTCGTTTACCGTGCGTCCATCGGTAATGGGCTCTACTGGTCTTCCTTGGCAATTATGTCGTTCGGCATCTTTATGACGTACACACGGGCCGCCTGGCTCATCCTCCTGGCACTGATCATCTGTACCTTGTGGACGACGTTCAAAGCACACAGAGGGTTGGTCGTCTCGGGGTGTTTAATGGTTCTACCTTTTATCGGCTTCTTTGTGTTTGACGAGGCAACAGGGTCCACGGGTTCCATTGCGGACACTATACAAGCTCGCTTTAGCTCAATACTGGATTTCGAGACTGGGACGGGTGCTTACCGTGCACGCACTTGGGAAATAGCCTGGCAAGACATCATAAGGGATGGTTGGTGGTCAGGCCACGGCTACAACTCATTCTCACAGTCTCATTTCAGCAGTGAAACTTCTAATGGCACCCTCTACCTTGGACTGCTGTGGCTCTCCCTTATCTACGACGGCGGCCTTCTTTCGTTCCTGTTATTCGTCTCTTCGCTATTTCTACTGTGGAAATCATCTTTGCCACACTCCGCTTGGTTCTATGTCGCATTCATTGTCCTCAGCACGAGCACAAACCCCACGTGGTTCATGTTCCCGTGGGTATTGGCCGCGTTACTTATAGCTCCTCGTGCCCCTCAAGGCTCACTGGAATTAGCACAAGGAAAATCGGCTTCCGTCTACGGATAGAGTGCGCCGAAATACTGCAGTAGGCATTAAACCGGTTCTTCGCATCTAGGCATGGTTGACCTGTTTGATTCGGTAGGGCGGTGGCCGCCGGCGGCAAGTCGGCATCTGATCTGAGTCCGTGGTAAACCGCAATCACCATTGACCAGATGGGAGTGCGAAAAATGGGCCCTAACGGGCTCTTCGCGGTTCGTGGGGAAACGGGTCCCTGGAGTGAGCGTCATGCCGCCGTGCGGACGGCACTTCTCAAGAGAATAATCGATTTGTAGTTGGCGGGATTGCGATAACCACGTGCGGTGCGCTTGATGTTTTTGATAGCGGTGTTGTTGGCCTCGACCTTGCCGGTCGTCGCGCCGGTAATGATGAGCACCTCGATCTCTTTCCACCACCTGCAGACAGTGCGGTAGAGCCTGTTCGTTTCCGGCCTGGCTGCTGCCTTCACGAGCTCTTCGAGTTTTGTGGCTCTTCGCGGTTCGTGGGGAAACGGGTCCCTGGAGTGAGCGTCATGCCGCCGTGCGGACGGCACTTCTCAAGAGAATAATCGATTTGTAGTTGGCGGGATTGCGATAACCACGTGCGGTGCGCTTGATGTTTTTGATAGCGGTGTTGTTGGCCTCGACCTTGCCGGTCGTCGCGCCGGTAATGATGAGCACCTCGATCTCTTTCCACCACCTGCAGACAGTGCGGTAGAGCCTGTTCGTTTCCGGCCTGGCTGCTGCCTTCACGAGCTCTTCGAGTTTTGTTTTCGCTGCCGCGGAGTCTTCGAGCGAGCCGCTGCGCAGCAGGGCCCGGAGCTGTTCCTTGACTTTCCAGACGGCCTGGAGGGTTCCTGTTGGATCGTCCAGCGCGAACACTTCCTTGAGTCGGAGGGCTGCCCTGCTGCTGAGGTTGTCGCCGCCGCGCAGGAGCAGCATGCGGTGGGCCCAGGCCTTGTCGACAGCCCGTCCGCGGCGGCCCTTGACCTGTTGGGAGAGGTTCTGCCGGGTCTCGGTCATGGCCTGGTTGGCCAGCGAGATCAGGTGGAAGTGATCAACCGCCACCGCGGTCCGGGGAAGCCACATCCGCAGCGCTTTGCGGAACGCCGCGGAGGGGTCGATGGCGACGACCTGCACGGCCAGCCGCCATTCCAGGGGCCGGGCGAACAGCCAGTCTCCGACGCCCTTGTGGTCCCGCCCGTCGACCACGCCGAGGACCTGTCCGGTGTCCAGGTCAACGATGGTTGTCATCCACGGCTCGAACCGGGTCCACACCTTTGTTGACGGGTCCTGGAAGTAGCGCACGGACCGGAATCGGTGTTCATCGATGCCGAGCATCCGAGGGCTGAGCTTGTCCACGTCAGGCAGTTTCAGTAAGCAGGCCTCGGTAACCGCGGCCCGGACCAACCACCAGGACACGGCGAAGCCGGCAGCGGTTTCAGACACCGCCCGGCCGGAGCGGATGACCGCCTCTGCAAGCTGGTCCCGAAGCCGGCCCGTCGAGCGGGCGCGGCGCGGGACTTGGGGCGTGGATTCAAAGAACGACAGCCGGTCGCACCTTGGCTCTTCGCAGTACCAGCGGTACTTGGACCAAAGCACTTCCACCGTGCCAGCGACCGGAATATCGCGGAGCCGCTGGAGACGGCGTTCCTTTCGCCGGGAGGCGATGACACCACAGCTCGGGCACCCCGGCGGGTGGTCGGTTTCGATAATGACCCGCCGCTGGCCGGCAGCGATGACAGTGGAAATGACGCGGTAGTCCGGAAGGTTAAAAAGGATGGTGGCAGCATCGGCTGCGACCCCGGTAGGCTCGATCACGGCTCGTGGTCCTGTTCCAGGTTGAATGCTTAGACACACTCATCCCAGCAGGGCCACGGGCCCTCTTGTCTTCAACGACACGAACACAATTCCCCATCAACCACGAAGAGCCAGTTTTGTTTTCGCTGCCGCGGAGTCTTCGAGCGAGCCGCTGCGCAGCAGGGCCCGGAGCTGTTCCTTGACTTTCCAGACGGCCTGGAGGGTTCCTGTTGGATCGTCCAGCGCGAACACTTCCTTGAGTCGGAGGGCTGCCCTGCTGCTGAGGTTGTCGCCGCCGCGCAGGAGCAGCATGCGGTGGGCCCAGGCCTTGTCGACAGCCCGTCCGCGGCGGCCCTTGACCTGTTGGGAGAGGTTCTGCCGGGTCTCGGTCATGGCCTGGTTGGCCAGCGAGATCAGGTGGAAGTGATCAACCGCCACCGCGGTCCGGGGAAGCCACATCCGCAGCGCTTTGCGGAACGCCGCGGAGGGGTCGATGGCGACGACCTGCACGGCCAGCCGCCATTCCAGGGGCCGGGCGAACAGCCAGTCTCCGACGCCCTTGTGGTCCCGCCCGTCGACCACGCCGAGGACCTGTCCGGTGTCCAGGTCAACGATGGTTGTCATCCACGGCTCGAACCGGGTCCACACCTTTGTTGACGGGTCCTGGAAGTAGCGCACGGACCGGAATCGGTGTTCATCGATGCCGAGCATCCGAGGGCTGAGCTTGTCCACGTCAGGCAGTTTCAGTAAGCAGGCCTCGGTAACCGCGGCCCGGACCAACCACCAGGACACGGCGAAGCCGGCAGCGGTTTCAGACACCGCCCGGCCGGAGCGGATGACCGCCTCTGCAAGCTGGTCCCGAAGCCGGCCCGTCGAGCGGGCGCGGCGCGGGACTTGGGGCGTGGATTCAAAGAACGACAGCCGGTCGCACCTTGGCTCTTCGCAGTACCAGCGGTACTTGGACCAAAGCACTTCCACCGTGCCAGCGACCGGAATATCGCGGAGCCGCTGGAGACGGCGTTCCTTTCGCCGGGAGGCGATGACACCACAGCTCGGGCACCCCGGCGGGTGGTCGGTTTCGATAATGACCCGCCGCTGGCCGGCAGCGATGACAGTGGAAATGACGCGGTAGTCCGGAAGGTTAAAAAGGATGGTGGCAGCATCGGCTGCGACCCCGGTAGGCTCGATCACGGCTCGTGGTCCTGTTCCAGGTTGAATGCTTAGACACACTCATCCCAGCAGGGCCACGGGCCCTCTTGTCTTCAACGACACGAACACAATTCCCCATCAACCACGAAGAGCCCGTTATGGATCTTTCCGACGAACCAGCGCAACCGAATCAAGTAGCCTCTTAAAGTCACGACGATAGGCTCCGCTGGCAAAGAAGACTCCGACTACGATGGCCTGAGCCAAGAGCGCGATGAGACAGGCCAAGACTGGTGGATCGACCACCGCGGACGAGAGCTGGCCAACAGCGGCACATACCAGCGCCAACACTAGAGCCCGAAATCCCGTACACATCAGCTGTGCAACGGGAATGTACACGAGTTTCTGCAGCCACCAGACCTGTATTGGCCATGTCATGGCCAGACCCAGCGAATACCCCATGGCCACGCCAGGGAGTCCGAAGAACGAACCGGCGATGATGCATAGAACCGAAATACCGTGAGTGACAAGGCTGTACCTCATCATTGCTGCGGCATTACCGGAGGAGACAAAAACCCAGTAGCCTACATGGCTCATAAATTGGAAGATTCCACCCGTGGCAAGCAGTGCCAATATACGAGCTGAATCTTCCCATCCCTCCCCTAAAAGGAGCTGCACGATTGCCTGAGCACTGCCGATCACGAAGCCGAACAGCAAAGCGCTTGTATAAGCAAGCGGCAGGAACATCGACAGTATGTATTTTGCGTACTTCCGAGAGTCACTGCGCACCCTTGTGAGCAACGGGAGGCCAACATTTGTTAACGGTGAAAGTAGTTGCCCGACAGGTGCTGCCACCAGTTGGTAAGCACGACTGTAAATCCCAAGCTGACCAGCATCCAATTTCAGACCGATGGTAACGGTGTCGGCGTTCGTGGCTGCGTAACCCAAGAGCAGCGATACGAGAAGCTGGCTTCCTGTCCGCAGGAATTTTTTGGCAGGCTTAAGCGAAAAGGAAAAGTTCGGTCGCCACCTAACCGCGAAGACCCGACTGCAGCAGATCACAGTCGCCGCAATGAGCTGCTGTCCGACGAGGGACCACACGCCAGCACCGGAAAGAGCCAGCGGGATAGCGGCAAGAATGCCCGCTAAATGACCCCCGAGTTCGGTAAGCGCAACTGCCGTGAAGCGCAAAGACCGAACTAGTTCCACTCGGAACTGGGCCTGAAAGCCGTTGATTAGAAAAGCGGCGGTAGTCACAGGCAGCAGTTGTGACAAGAGTGGCTCCTGAAAGACCAAAGCGGCTAGCGGAGCACCCATCATTACTAGGCCAGCAAGACCGAGACCAATAAGGATGTTGACCCAAAAAAGGCTATTTTTCTCCTCATTGCTCAGGCTGCCTGCCTGTATAGCTGCAGTTGAAAGTCCAAAGTCACGAAAAAGTTCGCCAACACTAATGACAGCAATGACGAGAGTAACGAGTCCAAAGTCGGAAGGGGGAAGAATTCGAGCAAGAATCGCGATTGAGGCAATTTGCGCTATGAACCTGACGCCTTGGGACCCCAATGTGATAGCGCTCCCACGCGCACCGGCTTGGCCTAACCCCATGACATCCTTCCTGCCCTTGTTTCTTGCACATATGACTACTAAGTTGTGCATGCCTTAGCCGCGTTTGCGCCACATGACGCACCAAGACTTCTCTTGAGAAGATCCCTGCCGGCCGGGTCAGAAAAAAGCGTCACTTTCAAAACTAACCGATGGGGGGTTGGGAGGAGACTCGCTGGGCACCTGATCATCTTTGCGGGTCCAGCCGAGTTCAACAAATCATCGGCGCCGGAATCTAAAGGCGAGGGCGATTCGCCTCCCCCGCGGACCTCCATAGGATCATTGAGAAGCCGCTCGACTTGTGTCTACGGTCCAGACTCCACGCTTGGGCCGCAATATTACTTCTCCTCGATCCCCGCCTGTATCCTATGCTGGGGGAAGCTCTCCTCGACGAATGAACGAGACCATGGAGATGCTAATTTTGGGGACGATGCCGGATTGGCGTTCGCGTACGTCGCGCAGGCTTCGCATTGTAGACGCATTCGTAGTTATTTGGGCAGTCGCTGGGGCATACGTCATCAGATTTGGCATAGAGCCGGATTTCGTTGCCGGTGGCCAGGAGGTTACCTACGTATGGCTGTCCGTTGCACTTGTTGTTGCTTGGTGGCTGATGCTTGGAGCCTGGAATTCACGGCAGAGCCGGATCCTGGGCGCTGGAGCTGACGAATATAAACGCGTGGCTGCCGCATCGCTGTGGTTATTCGGCATCGTTGCAATTGTGTCGTACGTTCTAAGATTTGATACCGCCCGAGGGTATGTAGGGATCGCATTACCAGTGGGACTCTTCGGCCTTATTCTGTCACGGTGGCTGCTCAGGCAGCACCTAAACGTAGACCGGCAGAGCGGTACGAGTATGTCCCGGCTAATGTTGGTGGGCGGGCCAAGTGCGGTCGCCCACCTAGCTAGCTCTCTTTCAAGAGCGCGGCATGCCGGCTACCTTCCCATCGCTGCCTACACCCCCGGGGTTTCCGACTCTTCTGCGCCAAGAGAAGTTTCCGGCTTACCTGTTCTGGGAAACACTCCGGACGTGCGCAAAATTCTCAATGCAATCGATGACTGCAAAGCCGACGCAGTTGCCGTATCTGCAGGAGTCCAACTGCACCCCCAAAGCCTCAGACACCTAGGGTGGGAGTTGGCCTCTCGCAACATTGGTCTGATTATGGCACCTGCCCTCACCGACATTGCAGGTCCTCGAATACACACCCAGCAGGTCGCCGGACTACCACTTATCCACGTGACGACGCCCACCCTTGAGGGCGGCCAAAGAGTCGCTAAGCGCTTGTTCGACGTAATTGTATCGGGACTACTTATTATCGGTTCCGCTCCATTAATGCTTGTGTTGGCTGTTCTTGTGAAACTTGATAGCCGCGGCCCCATTTTTTTCAAACAAGACCGAGTGGGCATTGAAGGTGCTCATTTTTCAATGCTGAAGTTCCGTTCAATGGTGGTTGATGCGGAAGATAGACTGGCGGAACTGACTTCGCTCAATGAGGGAAACGGCGTTCTCTTTAAAATGAAGAAGGATCCGCGAGTAACTCGGGTGGGTGCAGTTCTTCGTAAATACAGCCTCGATGAACTACCGCAGTTGTTCAACATTTTCGCTGGTTCGATGAGTCTTGTGGGTCCACGCCCACCGCTTCCGCGCGAAGTGGAGGCTTATGAGCAGGATGTTCGTCGGCGACTTCTCGTCAAACCGGGACTGACTGGACTTTGGCAAGTCAGTGGAAGGTCCAACTTATCTTGGCAAGACTCGGTGCGCTTGGATCTCTACTATGTCGAAAACTGGTCATTGGCCGGTGACCTGGTGATTATTCTCCGAACTGTCCGTGCTGTCTTCCACAGCACTGGAGCCTACTAATCCCTTTTAGAAAGATTGCCCTTGTTGGGAAAGGACCTACAATATGCGTATTTCTGTTATCGGCTGCGGGTACCTGGGAGCAGTTCACGCGGCTTGCATGGCGCAGCTCGGACACGAGGTCGTCGGAATCGACACCGATGAGGAAAAGATCCAAGCACTTGCTGCAGCGAGGGCGCCCTTTTACGAACCTGGACTCGACAAGCTGCTCAGCGAGGTTCAGGCTACCGGACGGCTGTCGTTTACGACCGATATATCCGCCGCCGGTGGGAGTGCCATTCACTTCATCTGCGTCGGAACCCCTCAAAAGAAGGGTGAGAATGGCGCTGACATGACGTATGTCGACGCGGCTGTTTCCTCGCTGCTCGACCACGTACAGCCGGGAGACCTTGTCGTGGGTAAGTCGACAGTCCCTGTTGGTACAGCGTCGAGGCTCTCAACCCTCCTCAAGGACCGCCATCCAGAAGCCCACCTTGTATGGAATCCGGAATTCCTGCGAGAAGGACACGCTGTCTCAGACACTCTGCACCCGGACAGGCTTGTGTATGGGGTCCAAGACGGCTCGGAGGAACACCCCGCCATCGCGATACTCGACGAAGCCTATTCCGCTCCAATATCCGCAGGAACGCCACGCCTCATCGCTGATCATCCAACGGCTGAACTTGTGAAGACCGCGGCTAACTCTTTTCTCGCCACTAAAATTTCGTTTATTAATGCTATGGCTGAGCTCTGTGAGGCAGCGGGTGCGGATGTGACCCGTCTTGCTGATGCAATTGGACTGGACGATCGAATTGGTCGGAAGTTTTTAAACGCTGGAATCGGTTTTGGTGGTGGTTGCCTGCCGAAGGATATTCGCGCCTTCATGGCGCGCGCTGGTGAATTAGGGGCGGACCAGGCCTTAACATTTCTCAGGGAAGTCGATGCAATCAACATGCGGCGCAGGGCTCGCGTCGTCGAACTGTCGCGAGAACTTTGCGATGGATCACTTCTCGGAAAACGCGTTACGGTACTCGGCGCCGCATTCAAGCCTGAAAGCGACGATGTTCGCGACTCCCCTGCGCTGAGTATCGCTGCCCAACTCCAACTACAAGGGGCAGTTGTAACGGTGACAGATCCAAAAGCACTGCCCAACGCCGCTAAGAGATTCCCGGAGCTTCATTATCAGCCCAATTGCGAAGAAGCGATCAAGCAGGCGGATGCTTTGCTGCTCCTAACGGAATGGGAAGAGTACCGCACTCTTGACCCCTACGAAGTGGCTGCATCAGTTGCTACACCGAAAATTCTGGACGGAAGAAACGTGCTGGACGTGGCCAAGTGGCGAGCAGCCGGCTGGACGTACCGTGGTCTAGGGCGCCCCTGACGATGGTTCCTTCGACAATAAAGCCACAGGATCCAGGCTCGGCCGTACCCTCTGAGGACAAACGCCCGCCGCGAACGAAGCGTCGAATTATCCCATTCGTCGTTTCATCAGTGTGCTTGGTCGCTT
Encoded here:
- a CDS encoding glycosyltransferase, which encodes MSTVPLDGLKVAYLFVHDVNYPRNRLVREYLEKSGADVDVYPETLIGRRNPLTPSYIKNLITLLSGYDVAVLSEFQLRYALVTGIAAKLSNTRLIVDGFVGRFETAVGDWGQTAPLSLKSFVYRAVDFSSLLVADIFIIDNDFRAQQVRSKYAARVFCKQVAALPVGAPKWAQPIDAINSASPTGPLRVLYYGNYVPLHGVDVVLAAVSQYAKNEQIDLTLVGNGTEREKFEQNARSLGIAAICDFRDSIEEKDLRPLIASSDVVLGVFGDSPKAKSVIANKVWQGLAMGKRVVTRESPALVELRFVSSTQLLQVRPTAEGLALVLAQVSELKQNGALTEFHQTHRDFQSYIDERFADFIENVKKEVQR
- a CDS encoding glycosyltransferase family 4 protein: MRLAIFLQAPEVWGAERSLLTLLRSEAAQAHQIDVYVGPGSPLVRELSNAGVATQEFPFVRHKSLAQGGLRSASLTAVASDFLSIAKQAIRSRKLLARYDAVLTFGLWETAEIALAGRIARTPVIFDFHVTFSGRVGRAALRGIASLAKGVIAPSLATYQQAGIMPKSARFRVVPRPVSALAPTSQAPPSSKKLRIGIFGQVDERKAVLEVVTTLSPLAELVTLVVVGARPENIQTAYEKEVIRLVQQQGHDWEVWERTNAVGELMSACDVVLNMSRHEAFGRTVVEAASVGALPLVMSGGGPEEVVHDMTHGLVISSWEELTATIVSLSDQFQDGKSVRLSPEQMRATVERYSPATIGSRYFEQLEDLSKAGPLAES
- a CDS encoding O-antigen ligase family protein; the protein is MTKEKPLQGMTAQPKNVEQSRTWTRAALTLDTGSMPSPQHLRAILASASLTFSLVTVILGLATGAWSQSATIATGMTMFIFAVYSFRFAWICFTAALTMSGISFQLFGLTVLPEQVLLTILVVHAVRSQLAIAVRPPRRHKAVSRTRLVVAGLLIVCWLLVLTAFSAFSAPSPSQSLRLVIWVFVNVLAVFVVRCLAQNPALLIKDALKITNVMLIVFIIGWLAANLSSSINIFVEADYASSTYRLKGLMLEPNLLAALSLTWLCIGFVYRASIGNGLYWSSLAIMSFGIFMTYTRAAWLILLALIICTLWTTFKAHRGLVVSGCLMVLPFIGFFVFDEATGSTGSIADTIQARFSSILDFETGTGAYRARTWEIAWQDIIRDGWWSGHGYNSFSQSHFSSETSNGTLYLGLLWLSLIYDGGLLSFLLFVSSLFLLWKSSLPHSAWFYVAFIVLSTSTNPTWFMFPWVLAALLIAPRAPQGSLELAQGKSASVYG
- a CDS encoding transposase translates to MPSARRHDAHSRDPFPHEPRRATKLEELVKAAARPETNRLYRTVCRWWKEIEVLIITGATTGKVEANNTAIKNIKRTARGYRNPANYKSIILLRSAVRTAA
- a CDS encoding ISL3 family transposase, whose amino-acid sequence is MIEPTGVAADAATILFNLPDYRVISTVIAAGQRRVIIETDHPPGCPSCGVIASRRKERRLQRLRDIPVAGTVEVLWSKYRWYCEEPRCDRLSFFESTPQVPRRARSTGRLRDQLAEAVIRSGRAVSETAAGFAVSWWLVRAAVTEACLLKLPDVDKLSPRMLGIDEHRFRSVRYFQDPSTKVWTRFEPWMTTIVDLDTGQVLGVVDGRDHKGVGDWLFARPLEWRLAVQVVAIDPSAAFRKALRMWLPRTAVAVDHFHLISLANQAMTETRQNLSQQVKGRRGRAVDKAWAHRMLLLRGGDNLSSRAALRLKEVFALDDPTGTLQAVWKVKEQLRALLRSGSLEDSAAAKTKLEELVKAAARPETNRLYRTVCRWWKEIEVLIITGATTGKVEANNTAIKNIKRTARGYRNPANYKSIILLRSAVRTAA
- a CDS encoding ISL3 family transposase, which codes for MIEPTGVAADAATILFNLPDYRVISTVIAAGQRRVIIETDHPPGCPSCGVIASRRKERRLQRLRDIPVAGTVEVLWSKYRWYCEEPRCDRLSFFESTPQVPRRARSTGRLRDQLAEAVIRSGRAVSETAAGFAVSWWLVRAAVTEACLLKLPDVDKLSPRMLGIDEHRFRSVRYFQDPSTKVWTRFEPWMTTIVDLDTGQVLGVVDGRDHKGVGDWLFARPLEWRLAVQVVAIDPSAAFRKALRMWLPRTAVAVDHFHLISLANQAMTETRQNLSQQVKGRRGRAVDKAWAHRMLLLRGGDNLSSRAALRLKEVFALDDPTGTLQAVWKVKEQLRALLRSGSLEDSAAAKTKLALRG
- a CDS encoding lipopolysaccharide biosynthesis protein, coding for MGLGQAGARGSAITLGSQGVRFIAQIASIAILARILPPSDFGLVTLVIAVISVGELFRDFGLSTAAIQAGSLSNEEKNSLFWVNILIGLGLAGLVMMGAPLAALVFQEPLLSQLLPVTTAAFLINGFQAQFRVELVRSLRFTAVALTELGGHLAGILAAIPLALSGAGVWSLVGQQLIAATVICCSRVFAVRWRPNFSFSLKPAKKFLRTGSQLLVSLLLGYAATNADTVTIGLKLDAGQLGIYSRAYQLVAAPVGQLLSPLTNVGLPLLTRVRSDSRKYAKYILSMFLPLAYTSALLFGFVIGSAQAIVQLLLGEGWEDSARILALLATGGIFQFMSHVGYWVFVSSGNAAAMMRYSLVTHGISVLCIIAGSFFGLPGVAMGYSLGLAMTWPIQVWWLQKLVYIPVAQLMCTGFRALVLALVCAAVGQLSSAVVDPPVLACLIALLAQAIVVGVFFASGAYRRDFKRLLDSVALVRRKDP
- a CDS encoding sugar transferase, whose amino-acid sequence is MPDWRSRTSRRLRIVDAFVVIWAVAGAYVIRFGIEPDFVAGGQEVTYVWLSVALVVAWWLMLGAWNSRQSRILGAGADEYKRVAAASLWLFGIVAIVSYVLRFDTARGYVGIALPVGLFGLILSRWLLRQHLNVDRQSGTSMSRLMLVGGPSAVAHLASSLSRARHAGYLPIAAYTPGVSDSSAPREVSGLPVLGNTPDVRKILNAIDDCKADAVAVSAGVQLHPQSLRHLGWELASRNIGLIMAPALTDIAGPRIHTQQVAGLPLIHVTTPTLEGGQRVAKRLFDVIVSGLLIIGSAPLMLVLAVLVKLDSRGPIFFKQDRVGIEGAHFSMLKFRSMVVDAEDRLAELTSLNEGNGVLFKMKKDPRVTRVGAVLRKYSLDELPQLFNIFAGSMSLVGPRPPLPREVEAYEQDVRRRLLVKPGLTGLWQVSGRSNLSWQDSVRLDLYYVENWSLAGDLVIILRTVRAVFHSTGAY
- a CDS encoding UDP-glucose/GDP-mannose dehydrogenase family protein, producing MRISVIGCGYLGAVHAACMAQLGHEVVGIDTDEEKIQALAAARAPFYEPGLDKLLSEVQATGRLSFTTDISAAGGSAIHFICVGTPQKKGENGADMTYVDAAVSSLLDHVQPGDLVVGKSTVPVGTASRLSTLLKDRHPEAHLVWNPEFLREGHAVSDTLHPDRLVYGVQDGSEEHPAIAILDEAYSAPISAGTPRLIADHPTAELVKTAANSFLATKISFINAMAELCEAAGADVTRLADAIGLDDRIGRKFLNAGIGFGGGCLPKDIRAFMARAGELGADQALTFLREVDAINMRRRARVVELSRELCDGSLLGKRVTVLGAAFKPESDDVRDSPALSIAAQLQLQGAVVTVTDPKALPNAAKRFPELHYQPNCEEAIKQADALLLLTEWEEYRTLDPYEVAASVATPKILDGRNVLDVAKWRAAGWTYRGLGRP